In the genome of Fibrobacter sp. UWR3, the window ACTTCCCCCACCAAAATAATTTTCAAAAAAATCGCGCGGGCCTATTGACAATTTGTAGCCGATTGGCTACTTTCTAAATATCGACAAGGCAAAGGAGTTGAACAATGAAAAAAAATGATGCAGAAGTTTCTGATTTGGATGTTGCCGATCTTCTTAAAACAGAAGAAGACGTAAAACTCTTTTTGGAAGAAGCCCTTGCCGAAAACGACCCCGTCCTCTGGCAGCATGCTATTGGAGATGCAGCCCGGTCAGTCGGAATGAAAAAAATCGCCGAGTCTGCGGGCCTGAATCGCGAAAGCTTGTACAAGGCGCTAAGGGAAGACGCGCATCCGAGATTCGACACCATCATGCGTGTGCTGAACGCCATGGGTTTAAAACTCTGCATAACCCCCTGTGCAGTCGCCGAGAAAAAGGCCGTGTACAAAGTTTAACTCCCAGCACTAGAAAAGGTGGTATTATGGATCGCGGATGGGATTGTGGAATCGGTCGCCAAGCCAACTTGCTCAGTACCATGGCTTTCTATATTTAACACACACTTTCAACCCCGAGACACACATGGAAGAGACTTTCAAGACCAGAGGCGTTTGCGCGACGACGATCCAGTTCACGCGCGACGGAGACAAAATCAGGAACATCCGCTTTACGGGCGGATGCAACGGCAACCTGAAGGCAATCGCGAAGCTCTGCGAAGGCATGAGCGCCGAAGATATCGCGGCAAAGCTCTTGGGCAACACCTGCGGCGGGAAGCCGACTTCGTGCGCCGACCAGCTGGCCCGCGCCGTCCTCGGGAAAGAAGCGTAATATCTTAAACATTACCGTTTCTTGAATACGACGATTTCAGCGCCAGCGCTTGAGCGTCGGGAAGTACTTGCGAAGCTCCGCCTTGTACTCTTCGCGGGAAAGGCTCTTGCCTGTATTCTTGTTGAATTCATCGACGAACTGCGAGCAGAATTCGACCATCTGCTCCATGTTGAAGTCGCCGGTGAAGGCACCGTCTTTGTAGCAATAGATGCAGTATTCTTCGTTCTTGCTGCCGTCGGCGTTGGTGCCCAAGATTTCCGGCGTGAGCGGCATTCCGCAGCTCTGACAAAACTTCATTTCCATAAGTTCTCCTTTATTTGATACGTACACAAATGTACACCATTTAGAAGGCTCTGTCAAGCCTAATCGTACTCAAATGTGTAGCTAGCAAAAAAGTGGTTTTTGTAAGCCCTTGTTTTACTGCTTTTTCGCTGTAACAATATAGAAAAAAGGCTTCAGAAGTCAGCTATAGCCATTCGCAGCGTATTCACAGCGTATAATTTCGCTTGACAGAGCCGTTCTAGACATCGCAGTCGAAATGCAGTTATAATAATGTATTACCGTAGCGAAACCTAGCCGTATAAATCGGCTTGACAGAGCGAAAACAAAGGCTGTGTCAAGGCGGAACGTACTTTTGGTCAGGGCTGGCTAGCAAACCTTCTGGATTTTGTAAGCCCCTTCAAAACTGCATTTTTTTCTGCAGAAACGCAATTTTTTGGCTGAAACAGGCTTTGGCGCCGCAGCTTTCTAATAGCAACTAAACAATAATCATTCAGCAAGTTCATAGCGTACAGATTGGCTTGACGCTGCCGAACCTGATCTTGCAG includes:
- a CDS encoding addiction module antidote protein, giving the protein MKKNDAEVSDLDVADLLKTEEDVKLFLEEALAENDPVLWQHAIGDAARSVGMKKIAESAGLNRESLYKALREDAHPRFDTIMRVLNAMGLKLCITPCAVAEKKAVYKV
- a CDS encoding zinc ribbon domain-containing protein, whose amino-acid sequence is MEMKFCQSCGMPLTPEILGTNADGSKNEEYCIYCYKDGAFTGDFNMEQMVEFCSQFVDEFNKNTGKSLSREEYKAELRKYFPTLKRWR
- a CDS encoding TIGR03905 family TSCPD domain-containing protein, yielding MEETFKTRGVCATTIQFTRDGDKIRNIRFTGGCNGNLKAIAKLCEGMSAEDIAAKLLGNTCGGKPTSCADQLARAVLGKEA